A stretch of Halocalculus aciditolerans DNA encodes these proteins:
- a CDS encoding aldehyde dehydrogenase family protein has protein sequence MSEGSSDGEWRQYIGGEWRASSSGETMAVENPATREAFAEVPAGTVDDVDDAYAAAADAQSEWAALSRAERLEYVEAMHDELKDRFGEIAGLLARESGSASGKATGEVGIALSDFKTALSEEPPEEDVRDSAFVGGKRHHIVHEPVGVVGIISPWNYPLHLSTRALAPALALGNTVVLKPASDTPITGALLLADVADSVGVPDGVLNVVTGKGSEIGDHFAGHPTPRVLSFTGSTQVGRSVAKHAGEQITLPALELGGNGPFVVTGDADVEQAAAAGAVGSFTHQGQVCISINRHLVHEDVYDEYVEALVEHAESLDVGDPSAGEVDFGPIVNESQRDKLADFVESTVAEGATVETGGEYDGLFFEPTVLSGATNEMSAACNEHFGPIAPVIPVESEDEAVELANDTEYGLSAGVFAADVDAGRALADRIDAGMVHVNDHPIQDEPNAPFGGVKASGLGRYNGEWIVEELTEPKWISVQHEDRDYELLE, from the coding sequence ATGTCCGAAGGTTCGAGTGACGGCGAGTGGCGGCAGTACATCGGCGGTGAGTGGCGGGCGTCGTCGAGCGGGGAGACGATGGCGGTGGAGAATCCGGCGACGCGCGAGGCGTTCGCTGAGGTGCCGGCGGGGACGGTTGACGACGTCGACGACGCCTACGCGGCGGCGGCGGACGCGCAGTCGGAGTGGGCGGCGCTGTCGCGCGCGGAGCGCCTGGAGTACGTCGAGGCGATGCACGACGAGCTGAAAGACCGGTTCGGTGAAATCGCGGGCCTGCTCGCACGGGAGAGTGGGAGCGCGTCCGGGAAGGCGACGGGCGAGGTCGGTATCGCGCTCTCGGACTTCAAGACGGCGCTCTCCGAGGAGCCGCCGGAGGAGGACGTGCGTGACTCGGCGTTCGTCGGCGGGAAGCGACACCACATCGTGCACGAGCCGGTGGGCGTGGTGGGCATCATCTCGCCGTGGAACTACCCCCTGCATCTGTCGACGCGCGCGCTCGCGCCGGCGCTCGCGCTCGGGAACACGGTCGTGTTGAAGCCGGCGAGCGACACGCCCATCACGGGCGCGCTGTTGCTCGCGGACGTCGCGGACTCGGTCGGCGTCCCCGACGGCGTCCTGAACGTCGTCACCGGGAAGGGCTCCGAAATCGGCGACCACTTCGCGGGGCATCCGACGCCGCGCGTCCTCTCCTTCACGGGGAGCACGCAGGTCGGCCGGTCGGTTGCGAAGCACGCGGGCGAACAGATCACGCTCCCGGCGCTCGAACTCGGCGGGAACGGCCCGTTCGTCGTCACGGGCGACGCGGACGTCGAACAGGCCGCGGCCGCGGGCGCGGTCGGCTCCTTCACCCACCAGGGTCAGGTCTGCATCAGTATCAACCGCCACCTCGTCCACGAGGACGTCTACGACGAGTACGTCGAGGCGCTGGTCGAGCACGCGGAGTCGCTCGACGTCGGCGACCCCTCGGCTGGCGAGGTGGACTTCGGCCCCATCGTGAACGAGAGTCAGCGCGACAAGCTCGCGGACTTCGTCGAATCCACCGTCGCCGAGGGCGCGACCGTGGAGACGGGCGGAGAGTACGACGGCCTGTTCTTCGAGCCGACGGTGCTCTCCGGCGCGACGAACGAGATGTCCGCGGCGTGCAACGAGCACTTCGGCCCCATCGCGCCCGTCATCCCCGTCGAGAGCGAGGACGAAGCGGTCGAGCTGGCGAACGACACCGAGTACGGGTTATCCGCGGGCGTGTTCGCCGCCGACGTCGACGCGGGGCGCGCGCTCGCCGACCGCATCGACGCCGGGATGGTGCACGTGAACGACCACCCGATTCAGGACGAGCCGAACGCGCCGTTCGGCGGGGTGAAGGCCTCCGGCCTCGGCCGGTACAACGGCGAGTGGATCGTCGAAGAGCTCACCGAGCCGAAGTGGATCAGCGTCCAGCACGAGGACCGCGACTACGAGCTCCTCGAGTGA
- a CDS encoding tRNA (N(6)-L-threonylcarbamoyladenosine(37)-C(2))-methylthiotransferase, which yields MARYHIETYGCTSNRGESREIERRLRDAGHRRVDGVDEADVAILNTCTVVEKTERNMLRRAEELADETADLYITGCMALAQGEEFRDADVEGEVLHWDEVPDAVTNGECPTTTPDAEPVLDGVIGILPIARGCMSNCSYCITKFATGRVDSPPVEENVEKARALVHAGAKEIRITGQDTGVYGWDNGERKLPELLERICTEVEGDFRVRVGMANPGGVHGIREELADVFAEYDEIYNFLHAPVQSGSDDVLEHMRRQHRVEQYLDIVETFDEKLDEWTLSTDFIVGYPTETDEDHEMSMALLRETRPEKVNVTRFSKRPGTDAADLKGLGGTKKKERSKAMSELKREVVAEAYESMVGETRSVLVTEEGTADSVKCYDEAYRQVIVQNASEHGVEPGDFLDVEVTGHQTVYAFGKPV from the coding sequence ATGGCCCGGTACCACATCGAGACGTACGGCTGTACGTCGAACCGGGGGGAGAGCCGGGAGATCGAGCGGCGGCTCCGCGACGCCGGTCACCGCCGCGTCGACGGCGTCGACGAGGCGGACGTCGCCATCCTGAACACCTGTACGGTGGTGGAGAAGACGGAGCGGAACATGCTCCGGCGCGCCGAGGAGCTCGCGGACGAGACCGCCGACCTCTACATCACCGGCTGCATGGCGCTCGCGCAGGGCGAGGAGTTCCGCGACGCCGACGTCGAGGGCGAAGTCCTCCACTGGGACGAAGTCCCGGACGCCGTCACGAACGGGGAGTGTCCGACGACCACGCCGGACGCCGAACCCGTTCTCGACGGCGTCATCGGCATCCTCCCGATCGCCCGCGGCTGCATGTCGAACTGCTCGTACTGCATCACGAAGTTCGCGACCGGCCGCGTGGACTCACCGCCGGTCGAGGAGAACGTCGAGAAGGCGCGCGCGCTCGTCCACGCCGGCGCGAAGGAGATCCGTATCACCGGTCAGGACACCGGCGTGTACGGCTGGGACAACGGGGAGCGAAAGCTCCCGGAACTCCTCGAACGCATCTGCACCGAGGTCGAGGGCGACTTCCGCGTGCGCGTCGGAATGGCGAACCCCGGCGGCGTGCACGGCATCCGCGAGGAGCTCGCCGACGTCTTCGCGGAGTACGACGAAATCTACAACTTCCTGCACGCGCCCGTGCAGTCCGGGAGCGACGACGTCCTGGAGCACATGCGCCGCCAGCACCGCGTCGAGCAGTACCTCGACATCGTCGAGACGTTCGACGAGAAATTGGACGAGTGGACGCTCTCGACGGACTTCATCGTCGGCTACCCCACGGAGACCGATGAGGACCACGAGATGTCGATGGCGCTCCTGCGGGAGACGCGCCCCGAGAAGGTGAACGTGACGCGGTTCTCGAAGCGTCCCGGAACCGATGCCGCGGACCTGAAGGGGCTCGGCGGGACGAAGAAGAAGGAGCGTTCGAAGGCGATGAGCGAACTGAAGCGAGAGGTCGTCGCCGAGGCCTACGAGTCGATGGTCGGCGAGACCCGCAGCGTCCTCGTCACCGAGGAGGGCACGGCGGACTCCGTGAAGTGCTACGACGAAGCCTACCGCCAAGTCATCGTGCAGAACGCCTCCGAGCACGGCGTCGAACCCGGCGACTTCCTCGACGTCGAAGTCACCGGGCACCAGACCGTCTACGCGTTCGGGAAGCCCGTGTGA
- a CDS encoding AI-2E family transporter, translated as MGWDLPSSAPSRERAAWWGVVAVLAAVVGLVALKLLGTFLLGVFMYYGARPMHRRVERHSPSQGLAATATLLVTALPFLLVAGYFAVLALGELAPQLAEYRSILATAGIDVDALLTHPARQLYGYLMANGASTPVHIDIALSYLGHASNWLANVGVALLVAFTLLRDGHRLRAWFARLVGPGSLAMAYASAVDADLESVYFSNVIIVAFVAIVSELLFQGYNVLAPPAVALPFPTVLAIAMGLASLVPLIAGKVVYLPAAGYLGWQAAQVDDALLVFPLAFLLVTFVVADFVPLTFVLPQIAGRRMDLRVELVMFGYVVGTVVFGWYGLFLGPLLVVLVAEAADRVLPRLVHRDPLDDP; from the coding sequence ATGGGCTGGGACCTCCCGTCGAGCGCGCCGTCCCGCGAGCGCGCCGCCTGGTGGGGGGTCGTCGCGGTTCTCGCCGCCGTCGTCGGGCTCGTCGCCCTCAAACTCCTCGGCACGTTCCTCCTCGGCGTCTTCATGTACTACGGCGCGCGCCCGATGCACCGCCGCGTCGAACGCCACAGTCCCTCGCAGGGCCTCGCGGCGACGGCGACGCTGCTCGTGACGGCGCTCCCCTTCCTCCTCGTCGCCGGCTACTTCGCCGTGCTCGCGCTCGGTGAACTCGCCCCACAGCTCGCGGAGTACCGCTCGATTCTCGCGACCGCCGGCATCGACGTCGACGCCCTCCTCACACATCCCGCTCGCCAGCTCTACGGCTACCTGATGGCGAACGGCGCGAGCACGCCCGTCCACATCGACATCGCGCTCTCCTACCTCGGTCACGCGTCGAACTGGCTCGCGAACGTCGGCGTCGCCCTCCTCGTCGCCTTCACTCTCCTCCGCGACGGCCACCGGCTCCGCGCGTGGTTCGCGCGCCTCGTCGGCCCCGGCAGCCTCGCGATGGCGTACGCGTCCGCCGTCGACGCCGACCTCGAATCCGTCTACTTCTCGAACGTCATCATCGTCGCGTTCGTCGCCATCGTCTCCGAACTCCTCTTCCAGGGCTACAACGTCCTCGCGCCCCCCGCCGTCGCCCTCCCGTTCCCGACCGTGCTCGCCATCGCGATGGGGCTCGCGAGCCTCGTCCCGCTCATCGCCGGGAAAGTCGTCTACCTCCCCGCCGCCGGCTACCTCGGCTGGCAGGCCGCGCAGGTCGACGACGCCCTCCTCGTCTTCCCACTGGCCTTCCTCCTCGTCACGTTCGTCGTCGCCGACTTCGTCCCGCTCACCTTCGTCCTCCCGCAGATCGCCGGCCGCCGCATGGACCTCCGCGTCGAACTCGTCATGTTCGGCTACGTCGTCGGAACCGTCGTGTTCGGCTGGTACGGCCTCTTCCTCGGCCCGCTCCTCGTCGTCCTCGTCGCCGAAGCCGCCGACCGCGTCCTCCCGCGACTCGTCCACCGCGACCCGCTCGATGACCCCTGA
- the deoC gene encoding deoxyribose-phosphate aldolase: protein MDARDLAARIDHTVLGPETTPDDVESLLDDCVEYGLNACIPPCYVAEAADYAPDVTLATVIGFPHGQHATAAKRDEAERAWNDGADELDVVINVGRLHAGETEAVREDIEAVVAAVPIDVKVIIETSLLEAPEKHRACKLAREAGADFVKTATGFADGGATVPDVELMSEYLPVKASGGVGDYETAAAMFDAGATRIGASSGVAIVEDYVENYA from the coding sequence ATGGACGCACGCGACCTCGCCGCGCGCATCGACCACACCGTGCTCGGGCCGGAGACGACGCCCGACGACGTCGAATCCCTCCTCGACGACTGCGTCGAGTACGGGCTGAACGCCTGTATCCCGCCGTGTTACGTCGCCGAAGCCGCCGACTACGCGCCGGACGTGACGCTCGCCACGGTCATCGGGTTCCCGCACGGCCAGCACGCGACGGCGGCGAAACGCGACGAGGCCGAGCGCGCGTGGAACGACGGCGCGGACGAACTCGACGTGGTCATCAACGTCGGCCGACTGCACGCCGGCGAGACGGAGGCGGTCCGCGAGGACATCGAGGCCGTCGTCGCCGCCGTGCCGATCGACGTGAAGGTCATCATCGAGACGAGCCTGCTCGAAGCGCCCGAGAAACACCGAGCGTGCAAGCTCGCTCGGGAGGCGGGCGCGGACTTCGTGAAGACGGCGACGGGGTTCGCCGACGGCGGCGCGACCGTCCCCGATGTCGAACTGATGAGCGAGTACCTCCCCGTGAAGGCGTCCGGCGGCGTCGGCGACTACGAGACCGCGGCGGCGATGTTCGACGCGGGCGCGACCCGCATCGGCGCGAGCTCCGGCGTCGCCATCGTCGAGGACTACGTCGAGAACTACGCCTGA
- a CDS encoding ribose 1,5-bisphosphate isomerase — MVSEAVERTAERIATMEVRGAATIARAAAEALATAAEESDADTPEALRADLREAARVLHDTRPTAVSLPNALRVVLTDVQGETASELRASVVETVDAFVAGLDAARDDLGRVGANRLRDGDTVMTHCHSTDALACVEHAVEDGKSISAYVKETRPRQQGHVTAHQLAELGVDVTLIVDSAAHRYLDDVDHVLVGADAVTADGSVINKVGTAGLAVSARERGVPVLCAAQTLKLHPDTLAGHSVEIEMRGESEVIEAGERERVGDIEVANPAFDVTPARFVDAVVTERGQFPPQAVVTLMRERYGDATTDPWAEPE, encoded by the coding sequence ATGGTCAGCGAGGCGGTGGAGCGAACCGCGGAGCGAATCGCGACGATGGAGGTGCGCGGCGCGGCGACGATCGCGCGAGCCGCCGCCGAAGCGCTGGCGACGGCCGCCGAGGAGTCGGACGCCGACACCCCCGAGGCGCTCAGGGCGGACCTCCGGGAGGCCGCGCGCGTCCTCCACGACACGCGGCCGACGGCGGTCAGCCTCCCGAACGCCCTCCGCGTCGTCCTCACCGACGTGCAGGGGGAGACGGCGTCGGAGCTCCGCGCGTCCGTCGTCGAGACCGTCGACGCGTTCGTCGCGGGGCTGGACGCGGCGCGCGACGACCTCGGGCGCGTCGGCGCGAACCGCCTGCGCGACGGCGACACCGTCATGACGCACTGCCACTCGACGGACGCGCTCGCCTGCGTCGAACACGCCGTCGAAGACGGCAAATCGATTTCGGCGTACGTGAAGGAGACACGGCCGCGCCAGCAGGGCCACGTCACCGCCCACCAGCTCGCCGAGCTCGGCGTCGACGTGACGCTCATCGTGGACAGCGCGGCGCACCGGTACCTCGACGACGTGGACCACGTGCTCGTCGGCGCGGACGCCGTCACCGCCGACGGCTCCGTGATAAACAAAGTCGGAACGGCCGGCCTGGCGGTGAGCGCGCGGGAGCGCGGCGTCCCCGTGCTGTGCGCGGCGCAGACGCTGAAACTCCACCCGGACACGCTCGCCGGGCACTCGGTCGAGATCGAGATGCGAGGCGAATCGGAGGTCATCGAGGCGGGCGAGCGCGAGCGCGTCGGCGACATCGAGGTCGCGAACCCGGCGTTCGACGTGACGCCCGCGCGGTTCGTGGACGCCGTCGTCACCGAGCGCGGTCAGTTCCCGCCGCAGGCCGTCGTCACGCTGATGCGCGAGCGCTACGGGGACGCGACGACCGACCCGTGGGCGGAGCCCGAATAG
- a CDS encoding DUF63 family protein, whose product MVLPSGFTFPVAYLAVLGAAALAVGYALSRADPVVDATTILAWGPWMAVGSTLYVASQLGLVGGVLAPAVTAPTVYLTTFVAAGVVWLATLRTPYPRRVFAGVGFLVLSVPISLALRYGATHGGLTLAWPLAGGVAACAVTAVVWVALDQLAPDATRVAGAAGALVVFGHTLDAATTAVGIDILGFHEQTPLSDIVIQAGAAVVPGYGGWLFLLVKTLLAAGIVVLLAEYAREEPREGFLLYGLVAAVGLGPGAHNFLLFVVTTP is encoded by the coding sequence ATGGTGTTGCCCTCGGGTTTCACGTTCCCCGTCGCCTACCTCGCCGTGCTCGGCGCGGCGGCGCTCGCAGTCGGGTACGCGCTCTCGCGAGCCGACCCGGTCGTGGACGCGACGACGATTCTCGCCTGGGGGCCGTGGATGGCCGTCGGCTCCACGCTCTACGTCGCCTCCCAGCTCGGCCTCGTCGGCGGCGTGCTCGCACCCGCCGTCACCGCGCCGACCGTCTACCTCACGACGTTCGTCGCCGCCGGCGTCGTCTGGCTCGCGACGCTCCGCACGCCCTATCCGCGCCGCGTCTTCGCCGGCGTCGGGTTCCTCGTTCTCTCCGTCCCAATCTCGCTCGCGCTCCGGTACGGCGCGACCCACGGCGGCCTCACGCTCGCGTGGCCGCTCGCCGGCGGCGTCGCCGCCTGCGCCGTCACCGCCGTCGTCTGGGTCGCCCTCGACCAGCTCGCGCCCGACGCGACGCGGGTCGCGGGCGCGGCCGGCGCGCTCGTCGTCTTCGGCCACACGCTCGACGCCGCCACCACCGCCGTCGGCATCGACATTCTCGGGTTCCACGAGCAGACGCCGCTCTCCGACATCGTCATCCAGGCGGGTGCCGCCGTCGTCCCCGGCTACGGCGGCTGGCTCTTCCTCCTCGTGAAGACCCTGCTCGCCGCCGGCATCGTCGTCCTCCTCGCCGAGTACGCCCGGGAGGAACCCCGCGAGGGCTTCCTGCTCTACGGGCTCGTCGCCGCCGTCGGCCTCGGTCCGGGCGCGCACAACTTCCTCCTCTTCGTCGTCACGACGCCGTGA
- a CDS encoding DUF255 domain-containing protein, which yields MTDLLERSLVEWRPWGPEAFADAAAAEKPILLSVVTPWSEWCARMDEEAFGVPTLAGNIHESFIPVRVNADEQPMVRERHTTGGFPSTVFLTPSGEQISAVTYMDAEGLRSVLERVREVYDEKGDDAGRVPRALASNTPPQGAVTPDVERLLAGQLEDKFDEVNGGWGKNEKFPMPGTVEFALKRDRARATRTLDAIERHLRADDGGFYRFAHEPDWSDPQRERLLDTQAGVTRAFAHAYLATGEEAYRETAEAAIDYLTGTLWTGDFFAGSEVGEGVDDHGFADRNAVAADALLAYAAYTDDDVAARYAERTLDFLESLWDGEALTHFVTDAPRSVGRVDSPTGLLGDYAGATRAFAHAAQILDPAYAETAAALADAAIDSLSTESGAFKDGPTSAEGLLDRELHPVDDNAVLADALVDLAVLTGDESYRERAEDAIGAFAGAADRMGVQVAVYGTAASRVVARPLTIRVADAPGSDLHRAALRMADHEKIVVPDADGPTGTAAVETDAGERGRADDPESLARLVADSA from the coding sequence ATGACGGACCTACTGGAGCGTTCGCTGGTGGAGTGGCGGCCGTGGGGGCCGGAGGCGTTCGCGGACGCGGCGGCGGCGGAGAAACCCATCCTGCTCTCGGTCGTGACGCCGTGGTCGGAGTGGTGTGCGCGGATGGACGAGGAGGCGTTCGGCGTGCCGACGCTCGCCGGGAACATCCACGAGTCGTTCATCCCGGTGCGCGTGAACGCGGACGAACAGCCGATGGTGCGCGAGCGCCACACGACCGGCGGCTTCCCGTCGACCGTCTTCCTCACGCCCTCCGGCGAGCAGATTTCCGCGGTGACGTACATGGACGCGGAGGGGCTGCGGAGCGTGCTAGAACGCGTGCGCGAGGTCTACGACGAGAAAGGCGACGACGCCGGGCGGGTGCCGCGCGCGCTCGCGTCGAACACGCCGCCGCAGGGCGCGGTGACGCCGGACGTCGAGCGACTCCTCGCGGGCCAGCTAGAGGATAAGTTCGACGAGGTGAACGGCGGGTGGGGGAAGAACGAAAAATTCCCGATGCCGGGGACGGTGGAGTTCGCGCTGAAGCGCGACCGGGCGCGGGCGACGCGGACGCTGGACGCCATCGAACGCCACCTCCGCGCCGACGACGGCGGCTTCTACCGGTTCGCGCACGAACCGGACTGGTCCGACCCACAGCGCGAGCGCCTGCTCGACACGCAGGCGGGCGTGACGCGGGCGTTCGCGCACGCCTACCTCGCGACCGGCGAGGAGGCGTACCGGGAGACGGCGGAAGCCGCAATCGACTACCTGACGGGGACGCTCTGGACGGGCGACTTCTTCGCCGGGAGCGAAGTCGGCGAGGGCGTGGACGACCACGGCTTCGCGGACCGGAACGCGGTCGCCGCCGACGCGCTCCTCGCCTACGCGGCGTACACGGACGACGACGTCGCGGCGCGGTACGCGGAGCGCACGCTCGACTTCCTGGAGTCGCTCTGGGACGGCGAGGCGCTCACGCACTTCGTCACCGACGCGCCGCGCTCGGTGGGTCGCGTGGACTCGCCGACCGGGCTCCTCGGGGATTACGCCGGGGCGACGCGGGCGTTCGCGCACGCCGCCCAGATTCTCGACCCGGCCTACGCGGAGACGGCGGCCGCGCTCGCCGACGCCGCCATCGACTCCCTCTCCACGGAGAGCGGCGCGTTCAAGGACGGCCCGACGAGCGCGGAAGGCCTGCTCGACCGGGAACTCCACCCGGTGGACGACAACGCCGTGCTCGCGGACGCGCTCGTCGACCTCGCCGTCCTCACCGGCGACGAATCCTACCGCGAGCGCGCCGAGGACGCCATCGGCGCGTTCGCCGGCGCGGCCGACCGCATGGGCGTCCAGGTCGCCGTCTACGGCACCGCCGCGTCCCGCGTCGTCGCCCGACCGCTCACGATTCGCGTCGCCGACGCCCCCGGCAGCGACCTCCACCGCGCCGCCCTCCGCATGGCCGACCACGAGAAAATCGTCGTCCCCGACGCCGACGGCCCCACGGGCACCGCCGCCGTCGAGACCGACGCGGGCGAACGGGGCCGCGCCGACGACCCCGAGTCCCTCGCGCGCCTCGTCGCCGACAGCGCCTGA
- a CDS encoding TrmB family transcriptional regulator → MATLRDLGLSEYEANAYRSLLETGPTTAKELSAASDVPMGRIYDVLSSLESQHLVRAQSAGRPKSYAAVDPESALDDLLAARKRELAEQAEQYEDIVDDLTGELSGVDTPDAGFWEAAVGPDDAVSLLLERIATADDHVLMAAATPVNGIDLSDVSNRLLTALVDAVDRGVTVDLLANTDLYAELPTDINEQYVTELLARDGYDARATDAVDGDLTVIDDAEVCLSMPNPVDHEETFALVAVTDPEFAAEVTDELRETWQDATPLTAAEPERANAEPDDAHTEFGDANPEP, encoded by the coding sequence ATGGCCACACTCCGCGACCTCGGACTCTCCGAGTACGAGGCGAACGCGTACCGGTCCCTCCTCGAAACCGGCCCGACAACCGCCAAAGAGTTGTCCGCCGCTAGTGACGTGCCGATGGGGCGAATCTACGACGTGCTCTCCAGCCTCGAATCCCAACACCTCGTCCGCGCGCAGTCCGCCGGCCGCCCGAAATCCTACGCCGCCGTCGACCCCGAGAGCGCCCTCGACGACCTCCTCGCCGCCCGGAAACGCGAACTCGCCGAGCAAGCCGAACAGTACGAGGACATCGTCGACGACCTCACCGGCGAGCTCTCCGGCGTCGACACCCCCGACGCGGGCTTCTGGGAGGCCGCCGTCGGCCCCGACGACGCCGTCTCCCTCCTCCTCGAACGCATCGCCACCGCCGACGACCACGTCCTCATGGCCGCCGCCACCCCCGTGAACGGCATCGACCTCTCCGACGTCTCCAACCGCCTCCTCACCGCGCTCGTCGACGCCGTCGACCGCGGCGTCACCGTCGACCTCCTCGCCAACACCGACCTCTACGCCGAACTCCCCACCGACATCAACGAACAGTACGTCACCGAACTCCTCGCCCGCGACGGCTACGACGCCCGCGCCACCGACGCCGTCGACGGCGACCTCACCGTCATCGACGACGCCGAAGTCTGCCTCAGCATGCCGAACCCCGTCGACCACGAAGAAACGTTCGCGCTCGTCGCCGTCACCGACCCCGAGTTCGCCGCCGAAGTCACCGACGAACTCCGGGAGACGTGGCAGGACGCCACGCCGCTCACCGCCGCAGAACCAGAGCGCGCGAACGCGGAACCCGACGACGCACACACCGAGTTCGGCGACGCGAACCCCGAACCATAG